The Solibacillus daqui genome has a segment encoding these proteins:
- a CDS encoding ammonium transporter has translation MTNEALELSINLVWVMLGAFFVFFMHAGFAMVEAGFTRSKNAVNILMKNVLTISIGGIVYFVVGYAIMFGDSTGGFIGTTGFALSGVEDIAFFVFQAMFAATCATIISGAVAERTNIVAYMALVVVMTAVVYPVVGHWVWQGNGWLTALGFTDFAGSTVVHLTGAVGALVVAAMVGPRIGKYAKGVVNVIPGHSIPLGALGVFILWLGWYGFNGASTLAADPSSVPGVIANTFLSASAGVIATAIYTRFRYGYIDGSLTLNGALAGLVSITAGAANLSIVGAIAAGFIGGIILVEAVRFVEHKLRIDDPVGAIAVHGIAGIWGTLAVGLFDITGGGLFYGGGATLLGVQALGVAAVIAWTASTVAIATLVIKAFIPLRVTNEEEIEGLDIAEHGAYAYEMQDMFKGVTKSNDSFAQRLTNLGKTPSNANVQEKRV, from the coding sequence ATGACAAACGAAGCGTTAGAACTATCAATCAATTTAGTTTGGGTTATGCTCGGTGCATTTTTCGTATTCTTCATGCATGCTGGCTTTGCAATGGTAGAGGCTGGATTTACCCGCTCTAAAAACGCTGTAAACATTTTAATGAAAAACGTTTTAACTATTTCAATCGGCGGTATCGTTTATTTCGTAGTGGGTTACGCGATTATGTTCGGCGATAGTACTGGCGGATTTATCGGAACTACTGGTTTTGCACTAAGTGGGGTAGAAGATATCGCATTTTTCGTATTCCAAGCAATGTTCGCTGCAACTTGTGCAACAATCATCTCAGGTGCTGTTGCAGAGCGTACAAACATCGTGGCATATATGGCTTTAGTCGTTGTAATGACTGCGGTTGTATATCCAGTAGTAGGTCACTGGGTATGGCAAGGTAATGGTTGGTTAACGGCTTTAGGCTTCACCGATTTCGCGGGTTCTACAGTCGTTCACTTAACTGGTGCAGTTGGTGCATTAGTTGTAGCAGCAATGGTTGGTCCACGTATTGGTAAGTATGCAAAAGGTGTTGTAAACGTTATTCCTGGTCACTCCATTCCCCTAGGTGCATTAGGTGTATTCATCTTATGGCTAGGTTGGTACGGATTTAACGGTGCTTCTACATTAGCAGCTGATCCTTCTTCTGTTCCTGGGGTTATCGCTAATACATTCTTATCAGCTTCAGCTGGTGTTATCGCAACAGCAATCTATACACGATTCCGTTATGGCTACATTGATGGTTCATTAACATTAAACGGTGCTTTAGCCGGTTTGGTAAGCATTACAGCAGGTGCTGCGAACTTAAGTATCGTTGGCGCAATAGCTGCAGGTTTTATCGGGGGTATCATTTTAGTAGAGGCTGTTCGTTTCGTCGAGCACAAATTACGCATCGATGACCCAGTAGGTGCGATTGCTGTACACGGTATCGCAGGTATTTGGGGTACATTAGCAGTTGGTTTATTCGATATCACTGGCGGAGGATTATTCTACGGCGGTGGTGCTACATTATTAGGCGTTCAAGCACTAGGTGTAGCGGCAGTTATTGCTTGGACTGCTAGTACAGTAGCAATCGCAACGTTAGTGATCAAAGCATTTATTCCATTACGCGTAACGAATGAAGAAGAAATCGAAGGCTTAGATATCGCAGAACATGGTGCATATGCATACGAAATGCAAGATATGTTTAAAGGTGTTACAAAATCAAACGATAGCTTTGCACAACGTTTAACAAACTTAGGCAAAACACCAAGTAATGCAAATGTACAAGAAAAGCGCGTTTAA
- a CDS encoding ABC transporter ATP-binding protein, which yields MNENAIQFQHVCFNANDTNIINDLTATIYKGKITTLIGPSGAGKTTLLKLCNGLITATSGSIFIHNKPIEAIEPTTLRRSVGMALQSAPILKTTVYENLALPRKLQHKELTKEEACRYLRDVGLSEDFLLRDASDLSGGQKQKLSIARTLINESDILLLDEITSALDPKAVREIEDLIVTLNERFRVTIIWITHNIEQAEKLGHYTWMLKNGELIEANETNQLFHSINEIVRQFFKQTHD from the coding sequence ATGAACGAAAATGCAATTCAATTTCAACATGTCTGCTTCAACGCGAATGATACGAACATTATTAATGATTTAACAGCAACGATTTATAAAGGGAAAATCACCACTTTAATCGGTCCTTCAGGTGCAGGAAAAACAACTTTACTAAAACTTTGTAACGGTCTTATCACAGCAACAAGTGGCTCTATATTCATACATAACAAGCCAATCGAAGCCATTGAACCAACAACACTTAGACGCTCAGTTGGTATGGCATTACAATCCGCGCCCATTTTAAAAACAACTGTTTATGAAAACTTAGCCCTTCCCCGTAAACTACAACATAAAGAACTAACGAAAGAAGAAGCTTGTCGTTATTTACGCGATGTAGGCTTATCGGAAGATTTTTTGCTGCGCGACGCTAGCGATTTATCTGGTGGACAAAAGCAAAAACTATCTATCGCTCGTACATTAATTAATGAATCGGATATTTTATTGCTCGACGAAATCACCTCAGCTCTTGATCCAAAAGCCGTTCGCGAAATTGAGGACTTAATCGTGACTTTAAATGAGCGTTTTAGAGTAACCATTATTTGGATTACTCATAATATCGAGCAAGCCGAAAAGCTCGGTCACTATACATGGATGCTAAAAAATGGCGAACTCATTGAGGCAAATGAAACCAATCAACTATTCCATTCAATAAATGAAATTGTTCGACAATTTTTCAAACAAACACACGATTAA
- a CDS encoding proline dehydrogenase family protein, giving the protein MALRDFFISLSENEALSTAAQNYGFKLGAQHIVAGANLQEVIESVRTLNEQGIACTIDNLGEFVTEEATATQAKDEILALIEAIHSEQLNAHISLKPSQLGLDIDIDFCYDNLREIVEHANQYGIFVNFDMEDSPRLQMTFDMIEELQKSYNNVGTVIQAYLHRAQGDIENFKDSRLRVVKGAYKESEEIAYQDQLEIDINFLELIEYHLTHGLFTSIATHDHNIINHVKYFIEQYNIPKEKFEFQMLYGFRKDLQVELAREGYQVCVYVPYGEDWYGYFMRILAERPQNINLVTKRVFNKKTNTVLAVAAGAFVLGRLTKRK; this is encoded by the coding sequence ATGGCATTACGCGATTTTTTTATTTCATTATCTGAAAACGAAGCACTTAGCACAGCCGCACAAAATTACGGCTTCAAGCTTGGTGCACAACATATTGTAGCAGGGGCAAACTTACAAGAAGTCATTGAAAGTGTACGTACCTTAAATGAGCAAGGTATCGCATGTACAATTGATAATTTAGGCGAGTTCGTTACCGAGGAAGCGACAGCCACACAAGCAAAGGATGAAATTTTAGCTTTAATTGAAGCCATTCACAGCGAACAGTTAAATGCGCATATTTCGCTAAAACCTTCACAGCTCGGTCTAGATATCGATATTGATTTTTGCTACGACAACTTACGAGAAATTGTAGAACATGCCAATCAATACGGTATTTTCGTAAACTTTGATATGGAGGACAGTCCACGCCTACAAATGACGTTCGATATGATAGAAGAGCTTCAAAAATCATATAACAATGTCGGCACGGTTATTCAAGCTTACTTACACCGCGCACAAGGTGATATCGAAAACTTTAAAGATAGCCGCCTACGTGTAGTAAAAGGTGCCTACAAAGAATCAGAAGAAATCGCTTATCAAGATCAGCTAGAAATCGATATCAATTTCCTGGAGCTCATCGAATACCATTTAACACACGGTCTATTCACATCGATCGCAACACATGACCATAACATCATTAATCATGTGAAGTATTTCATAGAGCAATATAATATCCCAAAGGAAAAATTCGAATTCCAAATGCTTTACGGCTTCCGCAAAGATTTACAAGTAGAGCTTGCACGTGAAGGCTACCAAGTATGCGTATATGTACCATATGGTGAAGATTGGTACGGCTACTTTATGCGTATTCTAGCAGAACGCCCACAAAACATTAACCTTGTCACAAAGCGAGTGTTTAACAAAAAGACGAATACCGTACTAGCAGTTGCAGCAGGCGCTTTCGTACTTGGGCGCTTAACAAAACGAAAATAA